A section of the Parasteatoda tepidariorum isolate YZ-2023 chromosome 6, CAS_Ptep_4.0, whole genome shotgun sequence genome encodes:
- the LOC139425888 gene encoding uncharacterized protein — translation MSRKERLLQHLKDTKSSNNAWEFCALLNSINKLKSNKYTLSNVLIMHRLKDIIPTEILNSVTDTNTKSLKSDLIMNRLKDIIHTEEPEYNINKFILMSLKNRSHDLREVSEFISRSLLDIDHFDCGKQNSEEYLMHFIQEFERLINLYGSSLNNFYGYNLRDRDFKALEEVAFTLLHIAKSCTADLLRALRHKYQLHFFNEEKKKIGFLMVEAITPIENHLHRISGILTPCKIKSFLLLRRSSLQYLRDFFESFPVDETPLKLFDMNRIDLCIEELDRDIDIMCKNAEFWAEMEHEEDEDGNISDYEEHDDLEEDGASTMPESHVWWIKCSQTLNRIGIN, via the coding sequence ATGTCAAGAAAAGAGAGACTACTGCAGCACTTGAAAGACACTAAGAGTAGTAATAATGCCTGGGAGTTTTGTGCATTGCTTAActctataaataaacttaaatcgAATAAGTATACTCTTAGCAATGTTTTAATTATGCATCGTCTAAAAGACATAATTCCGACTGAAATACTTAATTCGGTTACCGATACGaatacaaaatctttaaaaagtgatttaattaTGAATCGTCTGAAAGACATAATTCATACTGAAGAACCtgaatataacataaataaatttatcttgatgTCCCTAAAGAATAGAAGTCATGACTTAAGAGAAGTGAGTGAGTTTATATCTCGATCTCTTTTGGATATTGATCATTTTGACTGTGGAAAACAGAATTCAGaagaatatttaatgcatttcataCAAGAATTCGAACGTCTTATTAATTTGTATGGTTCtagtcttaataatttttacggTTATAATTTGCGTGACAGAGACTTTAAAGCTTTAGAAGAAGTTGCTTTTACTTTATTGCATATTGCAAAGAGCTGTACAGCAGACCTTCTAAGAGCATTACGACATAAATACCAATTGCATTTCTTCAacgaagagaagaaaaaaattggatttttgatGGTAGAGGCTATTACACCTATTGAAAATCATTTACATAGAATCAGTGGTATTCTAACGCCCTgtaagataaaaagttttttgttgttacGAAGATCCTCCCTTCAGTATCTCAGAGATTTTTTTGAGTCATTTCCTGTTGATGAAACtccattaaaactttttgatatgAACAGGATAGATTTGTGCATCGAGGAATTAGATAGGGATATTgatattatgtgtaaaaatgcTGAATTTTGGGCTGAAATGGAACATGAGGAAGATGAGGATGGTAACATCAGCGATTACGAGGAACACGATGACCTCGAAGAGGATGGCGCATCTACAATGCCTGAATCACATGTGTGGTGGATTAAGTGTTCTCAAACACTAAATCGTATAgggattaattaa